DNA from Maledivibacter sp.:
AGTACAAGATATGGTTGGATTTGATGAGTACAATAAGGACGAAGAAGGTAAAATCAAATCTATTGAAGGTATAAAGGTTATAGACGAACATACGATTTCTTTTACATTTAAAGAAGCATTGAGAATAAATATTGAAAACTTTATAGGTTATGGTATCATGGCTGAGCATTTTTATGGATTTGAAAAGGGAAATACAGAAGATCTAAAGGCTAAGCAGCATGAAATACTTGGTAGTGGCCCATATAAATTAGTTAAGTATGAACCGGGACAATTTGTTGAAGTAGAGATAAATGAAAACTATTTTGGGGAAAAGAAACCTCAAATACAAAGAATCGTAGTAAAACAAACTGAAGATGCTACTGAAACTGAAGAATTGATAGCAGGTCAAATTGATATAGTAGATGGAGAAATTGATCCAGATAGACTAGAAATGGCTAAAGAATCTGGATTCGTGGATTTTTATCAATATCCAAGATCTGGATACGGATATTTTAGATTCAACTGTAAGGAAGCACCTACAGATGATAAAAATGTTCGTAAGGCTTTAGTATATGGTTTCGATCGTAAGTCATTTGTTGATGCCTTCTTCAAGGGATTAGCAAAACTACAAGATGTTCCTATAAACCAAGTAGCTTGGGGATATACTAAGGAGCTTCAAGAAAAGCTTACAAGTTATGACTACAATCCAGAAGAGGCTGCTAAGCTTCTTGACGAAGCAGGCTGGAAAATGGGTGATGATGGATATAGATATAAGGATGGTAAAAAGCTTACTATTGATATGTCAGCACCATCTAAATCAGAGATGTGGGAAATGGTTGTTGGTTTAATGGCTGAAAACTACAAGCAAATTGGTGTTGAGCTTAAGCCGGGTATGATGGACTTTAACTCACTAATGGATAAGGTATATAATGAAAAAGAAGGCTTTAATATGTATAGTATGGCGACTTCATTTACTACGGTTGACCCAGCAAAGGATCTATATAGTGCTTGGCATTCTCAGTTTGACATAGTTGGAGGAGAGAATACGGCGAGATTCCATAATGAAAAGAACGATAAGCTTTTAGAGGAACTTAGAAAAGAATTTGATAAAGAAAAGGCTAAAAAGCTGTATGAAGAATGGGCAATGAATATAAATGATGAAATTCCAATATTGATTTTATATGCTAACCTTTATACAGATATGCTAAATAATAGAGTTAAGGGTTATAATCCTTCATCAATATATAGCTGGTCAGATGATATAATTAATTTGTCTCTAGAAAAGTAAAAAAGCTGTATTTATAATGATATTTGATGCCCGGTTTATTACCGGGCATTATTTAATATGACGAAAAATGTTAAATTTTCTTAACTGAATTAAAGGAGGAGATGTATTGCTAAAGTATATTTTGAGAAGGCTGCTTCAGATGATTCCGGTAATACTTGTTATTTCAATACTTTTATTTTGTTTAGTGCAAGCTATGCCTGGAGATCCAATACAAGCCTATCTAGGAGCAAATAGCAATGTGAAGCCCGAAATAAAAGAAAGAATAAAGGCAAAGCTAGGACTTGATAAACCTAAACCTGTGCAGTATGTGATCTGGTTAAAACGTATGGTGACCGGTGATTTTGGAGAATCCATTCAATATAAAAGACCCGTAAGTAAAGTTGTCAGTCAGTTTATATGGAATACATTTTTGCTTAATATAGTTGTTTTTATCTTAGCATTTATTATCTCTATACCTATAGGAATAATATGTGCTGTTAAACAATATTCTAGAACCGATAATTTTTGGACTGTATTTTCACTGATAGGTGTTTCCATGCCATCCTTTTTCTTTGGTCTACTATTAATATTTGCTTTTGCTGTTAATTTAAAGATATTTCCTATAAGTGGTATGATTACGCCGGGAAGTAATTATACTGGTCTAAAATATGCTTTAGATGTGGGCAAGCATATGGTTTTACCTGTAATTGTTCTTACTATAGGTAGTATGGCGAGCCTAGTAAGATACGTTCGTAATAGTATGCTTGAGGTTGTAAAGCAGGATTATATAAGAACAGCACGCTCTAAGGGTTTAAGAGAAAAAGTTGTTATATATAGACATGCGTTTCGTAATGCTTTAATTCCTATAGTTACTTTAATAGGTATATGGATACCGACCTTGTTCACGGGTTCAGTTATCACGGAGAAGATATTCGTTTGGCCTGGAATTGGTAAAATATTGTATGAGGGAGTCATTATGAGAGATTATAATGTAGTAATGACCCTAAATATGTTCTTTGCTATACTAATGCTTATGGGAAATCTACTACAGGATATTGGATATGCCCTAGTTGACCCGAGAGTTAAGGTAGAATAGGAGGCTGAGCTTATGAAGTCAGAAGCGATTAAGAAAACCGATGTCCAAAACAAAAACGAAGAGCAGGAAGTTATTGGACTTTGGAAGATGGTATGGGATAATTTTAAAAAGAATAAACTAGCTGTATTTGGTTTGGTAGTAATTTCTATTTTAATACTATTAGTTATTTTAGCTCCAGTCATTACTCCCTATGAAAGGGATGCTGTAAATTTAATTAATGCTAAAAAACCCCCAAGTGCAGAGCATTGGCTAGGAACAGATGAACTAGGTAGAGACTATTTCACTCGTATATTATATGGTGGACAAATTTCCCTTAAGGTTGGTTTGTTTTCCGTTGTAGTTTCATTAGTTTTAGGAATATTTTTTGGTGGAGTTTCAGGGTTTTATGGTGGTAAGATAGATAATATTTTAATGCGTATAGCAGAAATAATCTATTCTTTTCCATTTTTACCCCTGGCCATAACCCTATCGGCGGTTTTAGGAACCCGGGTTTCATCGCAAAATAAAATGTATATGGTTATGATTATCATAGGGGTACTGAGATTCCCAGGTCTTGCTAGGATGATAAGAGGACAGATACTCACTTTAAGAGAACAAGAGTTTATGCAGGCTGCAACGGCTCTAGGATTATCGGATTCCCGTAAAATATTTAGACACTTAATACCAAATACCTTTGCTTATATAATCGTAAATGCAACTCTAGGTGTTGCTGGAGCGATAATGTCTGAATCAGCACTATCCTTCTTAGGTCTTGGAGTAGTTCCTCCTATACCAACATGGGGACAGATGGTTACATATGCTACAAGATCATACGTTTTGAAGAATATGCCTTGGCTTTGGATACCACCAGGATTCTGTATACTTATTTCCGTTATGAGTATCAATTTGATGGGTGACGGCTTAAGGGATGCAGTTGATCCAAAATCAAATCGTTAGGAGGAATGAAAGTGTCAGAATACCTATTGGATGTACAGAATGTAAAAACCCACTTTTTTACTGACAAAGGCGTTGTAAAGGCAGTGGATGGTGTAAATTTTAGGATTAAAAAGGGTCAAACCCTAGGAATCGTTGGAGAATCAGGTAGTGGGAAAAGCGTTACTTCTATGTCGGTTATGCAATTGGTTGAAGAACCTGGTAAGACTGTGGAAGGAACGATAAAGTTTAGAGGTGAGAATTTACTGGAAAAATCTATTCCACAGATACAAGCCATTCGTGGAAATGAAATTTCTATGATATTTCAGGAGCCTATGACCTCATTAAATCCTGTTTTTAAGATAGGAGAACAGATAATGGAGGTTCTGATGCTTCATCAAGATATGAGCAAGGAAGAAGCAAAAAATAAGGCTGTTGAGATGCTGAAACTCGTTGGTATACCTAGATCTGAGAGGGTAGTGGATGATTATCCTCACCAACTTAGTGGGGGTATGCGTCAGAGAGTTATGATAGCTATGGCATTGGCATGTGAGCCGAGCTTACTTATTGCTGATGAACCTACAACTGCTTTGGATGTTACAATACAAGCACAAATTTTGCAGCTTATGAATGACCTCAAACATAAGCTTGGAACTGCTATAATGCTCATAACCCATGACCTTGGAGTTGTTGCTCAAATGGCAGATCACGTAATAGTAATGTATTGTGGAAAAGTAGTTGAGGATGCTCCAGTCGAAGAACTGTTTGAAAATCCAAATCATCCTTACACAAAGGGATTAATGAAATCAATACCAAGTCTTGATGATGATAAAAGAAGACTTGACAGTATAGAAGGAATGGTACCACATCCACTTCATTTACCTGAAGGATGCTATTTTGAGCCAAGATGTCCCTATGCGACAGAAAAATGTAAAACTCAGAAACCAGAATTAAAAGAAATAGCACCGGGACACAAGGTCAGCTGTTTTATAGCAACTGAGGAGGTGAAATAATGGGGCAGGCATTATTGGAAGTAAAAAATTTAAAAAAATATTTTCCTGTAACCGGTGGTTTTTTCAAAAAGACTGTAGGCTATATTAAGGCTACCGATGATGTTTCATTTACAATAAAAGAAGGTGAAACTCTAGGTTTGGTTGGTGAATCTGGTTGTGGAAAGTCTACTACTGGTAGAGCTGTATTAAGACTGCACGAGCCCACTTCTGGAGAAATATATTATAAAGGAAAAGATGTAATAAATGCTTCAAAAAGTGAAATGCAAGAATTGAGAAGGCAAATGCAGATAGTTTTTCAAGACCCCTATAGTTCATTAAACCCAAGAATGACAGTTGGACAAATAATCAGTGAACCTATAGTGCAGCATGGATTTATGAAAAAGGGGAAGGAACTAGAAAATAGGGTATGTCAGCTTTTAGAAAAATGCGGATTGGCAAGCTACCATATTAATCGCTATCCCCATCAGTTTTCTGGGGGACAAAGACAAAGGATTGGAATAGCTAGAGCATTGACTCTAAATCCATCATTTATTGTTGCCGATGAACCGGTATCTGCATTAGATGTTTCTATCCAATCCCAGGTGCTAAATCTAATGATGGATTTGCAGGAAGAGCTTGGACTTTCATACCTGTTTATTTCCCATGACCTTAGCGTTGTTAGACATATTAGCAATAGAGTTGGAGTTATGTATCTAGGGTCATTAGTTGAACTTTCAAGTAAGAAAGGATTATTTGAGCATCCAAAACATCCTTATACACAGGCATTACTATCGGCTATTCCCGTTGCAAATCCTAAAGCTAAGAAAAAACAAATAATATTAAAGGGTGATATTCCAAGTAATGTAAATCCTCCATCGGGTTGTAAATTCCATACTCGTTGTCCCTATGCCCAGAAAATATGTAAAGAGCAAGTGCCGGAATTCAGAGAGCTAGGAGATGACCATTTTGTGGCGTGTCACCTCGCGAGATAAAAAACATAAGGAATGGGTTGAAGGACGTAAAAAGCAATTAGAAGAGGAATATGGAGAAAAACCTTTGGATGTCGGATGGAAGGATATACTTGCCATGATAATTGCCGCTTTTCAGGTGTTAGCCCCGGTGTTCCTGCTTGTGGCACTTCTTATAGCATTTGTCTTTGTGGGTTTTAATTTTCTAATAAAATAGAAGGTGAAAAATAATGCTGATGATATTTTGTAATATACCATCAGCATTTTACATTTAAAATAATTTCTATTATTAGGATAATAAGGATTTAGCTAATATTATGTTTATTTAGATATTAATTGGGTACCTTTATAATGTGAGAAGATTTATAAGGAGATGAAATAATGTATATAGGATCTCATTTATCAGTATCCAAGGGATTTTTAACTGCAACGAAACAAGCAATTGATATTGGTGCAAATACATTCCAATTTTTCACTAGAAATCCAAGGGGGGCTAAGGCAAGAAAATTAGATTTAGAAGATATAAATAATGCTGATGAATTATGTGGTCAGCACGGTTTTGGACCTCTTTTAGCCCATGCGCCCTATACATATAACTTTGCTTCAAATAAGGATAAAACTTGGGAATTAGCTAAAACATTACTCAGAGATGACTTGCAAAGACTTTCTCACTTTAAAAGCTGTAATTATTTAGTTATGCATCCTGGAAACCATCTCAATCAGGGATTAGAATACGGAATTAAAAGGATTTCCGAAGGTATAAATGAGGTTCTACAAGGCAATGAAAATACCATGATCCTATTGGAGACCATGTCGGGGAAAGGTACAGAAGTTGGATATAGATTTGAGCAATTAAAAGAAATAATAGATGCAATCAAATATAATGAAAGGATTGGAGTTTGCTTTGATACATGTCATACTTATTCGGCTGGCTATGATATTATAGATGACCTAGATATGGTTATTGAGGAGTTTGATAGAATACTTGGACTAGAAAAGTTAAAAGCAATACATCTTAATGATAGCTTGCATGAATTGGGGAGCTATAAAGATAGACATGCTCGTATAGGCGAAGGAACACTTGGATTAAATGGTATCCTAAATTTTATAAATCATCCAAAACTCATGGGAATTCCAATATTCTTAGAGACACCTAATGATATGGAAGGATATATAAGGGAAATAAAACTACTTAAATATGGTTATAATAACAAGTAAGCCGATATAATATTATTATCGGTTTTTTTATGTCATAAAGCTTTCTATTTTTTATGGAAAAAGACTCAAAGGTTTTATTTTTATATGAATTTCATATTATAGATATTCCAGTTAAACAGTTAATTTATACACATCAAAAATCAAAACTGCTTGAAATTTTTCAAACATTCCATGAATAATATGGGATAAATAAATATTTCTATTCCTCACCATAATATTATTAAACCAAATTAATACTCAAAGCAATAGTTTGCTTTAAAAGAAAAAATAACTGGGGGAGTGGGATGTTTGGAGGCATTGATTTCTGCCATATTAGCAGGTCTTTCCACAGGCATAGGAACCTTGCCATTATTGTTTGTTAAAAGAATTTCAAAATCTGTGGAGGACTCTTTATTGGGTTTTGCCGCGGGGATTATGATCTTTGCTAGTTCTTTTAGCCTTATTAGGCCGGC
Protein-coding regions in this window:
- a CDS encoding ABC transporter substrate-binding protein → MFKKSLVLLLVFCLMFTLALSGCSKKVDDAGANSKEPEVANQISEAGQQDTQNVQKQESDSTVPNPAKTRDSSDVLVVGNNDGFNGQFIDAYYTSNADKNISELCFSPLLRYNNKGEIENVVAKSYEVSEDKKTFTFHLRDDIQFSDGTPLTAKDVAFSFNLLGDPSYDGRHVTTVQDMVGFDEYNKDEEGKIKSIEGIKVIDEHTISFTFKEALRINIENFIGYGIMAEHFYGFEKGNTEDLKAKQHEILGSGPYKLVKYEPGQFVEVEINENYFGEKKPQIQRIVVKQTEDATETEELIAGQIDIVDGEIDPDRLEMAKESGFVDFYQYPRSGYGYFRFNCKEAPTDDKNVRKALVYGFDRKSFVDAFFKGLAKLQDVPINQVAWGYTKELQEKLTSYDYNPEEAAKLLDEAGWKMGDDGYRYKDGKKLTIDMSAPSKSEMWEMVVGLMAENYKQIGVELKPGMMDFNSLMDKVYNEKEGFNMYSMATSFTTVDPAKDLYSAWHSQFDIVGGENTARFHNEKNDKLLEELRKEFDKEKAKKLYEEWAMNINDEIPILILYANLYTDMLNNRVKGYNPSSIYSWSDDIINLSLEK
- a CDS encoding ABC transporter permease — translated: MLKYILRRLLQMIPVILVISILLFCLVQAMPGDPIQAYLGANSNVKPEIKERIKAKLGLDKPKPVQYVIWLKRMVTGDFGESIQYKRPVSKVVSQFIWNTFLLNIVVFILAFIISIPIGIICAVKQYSRTDNFWTVFSLIGVSMPSFFFGLLLIFAFAVNLKIFPISGMITPGSNYTGLKYALDVGKHMVLPVIVLTIGSMASLVRYVRNSMLEVVKQDYIRTARSKGLREKVVIYRHAFRNALIPIVTLIGIWIPTLFTGSVITEKIFVWPGIGKILYEGVIMRDYNVVMTLNMFFAILMLMGNLLQDIGYALVDPRVKVE
- a CDS encoding ABC transporter permease, whose product is MKSEAIKKTDVQNKNEEQEVIGLWKMVWDNFKKNKLAVFGLVVISILILLVILAPVITPYERDAVNLINAKKPPSAEHWLGTDELGRDYFTRILYGGQISLKVGLFSVVVSLVLGIFFGGVSGFYGGKIDNILMRIAEIIYSFPFLPLAITLSAVLGTRVSSQNKMYMVMIIIGVLRFPGLARMIRGQILTLREQEFMQAATALGLSDSRKIFRHLIPNTFAYIIVNATLGVAGAIMSESALSFLGLGVVPPIPTWGQMVTYATRSYVLKNMPWLWIPPGFCILISVMSINLMGDGLRDAVDPKSNR
- a CDS encoding ABC transporter ATP-binding protein, coding for MKVSEYLLDVQNVKTHFFTDKGVVKAVDGVNFRIKKGQTLGIVGESGSGKSVTSMSVMQLVEEPGKTVEGTIKFRGENLLEKSIPQIQAIRGNEISMIFQEPMTSLNPVFKIGEQIMEVLMLHQDMSKEEAKNKAVEMLKLVGIPRSERVVDDYPHQLSGGMRQRVMIAMALACEPSLLIADEPTTALDVTIQAQILQLMNDLKHKLGTAIMLITHDLGVVAQMADHVIVMYCGKVVEDAPVEELFENPNHPYTKGLMKSIPSLDDDKRRLDSIEGMVPHPLHLPEGCYFEPRCPYATEKCKTQKPELKEIAPGHKVSCFIATEEVK
- a CDS encoding dipeptide ABC transporter ATP-binding protein — encoded protein: MGQALLEVKNLKKYFPVTGGFFKKTVGYIKATDDVSFTIKEGETLGLVGESGCGKSTTGRAVLRLHEPTSGEIYYKGKDVINASKSEMQELRRQMQIVFQDPYSSLNPRMTVGQIISEPIVQHGFMKKGKELENRVCQLLEKCGLASYHINRYPHQFSGGQRQRIGIARALTLNPSFIVADEPVSALDVSIQSQVLNLMMDLQEELGLSYLFISHDLSVVRHISNRVGVMYLGSLVELSSKKGLFEHPKHPYTQALLSAIPVANPKAKKKQIILKGDIPSNVNPPSGCKFHTRCPYAQKICKEQVPEFRELGDDHFVACHLAR
- a CDS encoding deoxyribonuclease IV: MMYIGSHLSVSKGFLTATKQAIDIGANTFQFFTRNPRGAKARKLDLEDINNADELCGQHGFGPLLAHAPYTYNFASNKDKTWELAKTLLRDDLQRLSHFKSCNYLVMHPGNHLNQGLEYGIKRISEGINEVLQGNENTMILLETMSGKGTEVGYRFEQLKEIIDAIKYNERIGVCFDTCHTYSAGYDIIDDLDMVIEEFDRILGLEKLKAIHLNDSLHELGSYKDRHARIGEGTLGLNGILNFINHPKLMGIPIFLETPNDMEGYIREIKLLKYGYNNK